In a single window of the Salvelinus alpinus chromosome 15, SLU_Salpinus.1, whole genome shotgun sequence genome:
- the LOC139540320 gene encoding aurora kinase B-like isoform X1: MMQNKENCDPKGLHRPMATPMDSLGPQRVQMPSAPDATDKKAITGPGRELATSSSSAALANRKFTINDFDIGRPLGKGKFGNVYLARDKKLDFIVALKVLFKSQMEKEGVEHQLRREIEIQSHLRHPNILHFYNYFHDRTRVFLILEYAPRGEMYKELQKCGRFDDQRTATYMEELSDALLYCHERKVIHRDIKPENLLLGFRGELKIADFGWSVHAPSLRRHTMCGTLDYLPPEMIEGKAHDENVDLWCIGVLCYECLVGKPPFETASNSETYKRITKVDLQFPKVVSDGARDLISKLLRHSPSKRLPLRNVIDHPWVKNNSRRVLPPAFPLKKL; the protein is encoded by the exons ATGATGCAG AATAAGGAGAATTGTGATCCTAAAGGGCTACATAGACCG ATGGCAACTCCAATGGATTCTTTGGGTCCTCAGCGAGTTCAGATGCCCTCTGCACCAGACGCTACAGACAAAAAGGCAATTACAG GTCCTGGGAGAGAGCTTGCCACATCTTCATCCAGTGCAGCTCTAGCAAA CAGGAAATTCACCATCAATGACTTTGACATTGGGCGGCCACTCGGAAAAGGCAAGTTTGGGAACGTTTACCTGGCCCGGGATAAGAAGCTGGACTTCATCGTGGCGCTGAAGGTGCTCTTCAAGTCTCAGATGGAGAAAGAGGGTGTGGAGCACCAGCTCAGGAGGGAGATTGAGATTCAGTCCCACCTTAG ACACCCCAACATCCTGCACTTCTACAACTACTTTCATGACCGCACCAGGGTCTTCCTAATCCTGGAGTACGCACCGCGGGGGGAGATGTACAAAGAGCTGCAGAAATGTGGTCGCTTTGATGACCAGCGCACTGCTACG TACATGGAGGAGTTGTCTGATGCGCTGCTGTACTGCCATGAGAGAAAGGTGATCCATCGGGACATCAAGCCTGAGAACCTGCTGCTGGGATTCCGAGGGGAGCTGAAGATAGCAGACTTTGGCTGGTCTGTCCacgcaccatccctaag GCGCCATACAATGTGTGGAACACTGGACTACCTGCCCCCAGAGATGATTGAGGGAAAGGCCCACGATGAGAATGTGGACCTGTGGTGCATCGGGGTGCTCTGCTATGAGTGCTTAGTTGGAAAACCCCCGTTTGAAACCGCCAGCAACTCTGAAACGTACAAGCGCATCACAAAG GTGGACCTGCAGTTCCCCAAAGTGGTGTCTGACGGGGCTCGGGACCTGATCTCTAAGCTGCTCCGCCACAGCCCCTCCAAGCGGCTGCCGCTGCGGAATGTAATTGACCACCCATGGGTGAAAAACAACTCACGGCGGGTCCTACCTCCTGCCTTTCCCCTCAAGAAACTCTAA
- the LOC139540320 gene encoding aurora kinase B-like isoform X2, producing the protein MMQNKENCDPKGLHRPMATPMDSLGPQRVQMPSAPDATDKKAITGPGRELATSSSSAALAKKFTINDFDIGRPLGKGKFGNVYLARDKKLDFIVALKVLFKSQMEKEGVEHQLRREIEIQSHLRHPNILHFYNYFHDRTRVFLILEYAPRGEMYKELQKCGRFDDQRTATYMEELSDALLYCHERKVIHRDIKPENLLLGFRGELKIADFGWSVHAPSLRRHTMCGTLDYLPPEMIEGKAHDENVDLWCIGVLCYECLVGKPPFETASNSETYKRITKVDLQFPKVVSDGARDLISKLLRHSPSKRLPLRNVIDHPWVKNNSRRVLPPAFPLKKL; encoded by the exons ATGATGCAG AATAAGGAGAATTGTGATCCTAAAGGGCTACATAGACCG ATGGCAACTCCAATGGATTCTTTGGGTCCTCAGCGAGTTCAGATGCCCTCTGCACCAGACGCTACAGACAAAAAGGCAATTACAG GTCCTGGGAGAGAGCTTGCCACATCTTCATCCAGTGCAGCTCTAGCAAA GAAATTCACCATCAATGACTTTGACATTGGGCGGCCACTCGGAAAAGGCAAGTTTGGGAACGTTTACCTGGCCCGGGATAAGAAGCTGGACTTCATCGTGGCGCTGAAGGTGCTCTTCAAGTCTCAGATGGAGAAAGAGGGTGTGGAGCACCAGCTCAGGAGGGAGATTGAGATTCAGTCCCACCTTAG ACACCCCAACATCCTGCACTTCTACAACTACTTTCATGACCGCACCAGGGTCTTCCTAATCCTGGAGTACGCACCGCGGGGGGAGATGTACAAAGAGCTGCAGAAATGTGGTCGCTTTGATGACCAGCGCACTGCTACG TACATGGAGGAGTTGTCTGATGCGCTGCTGTACTGCCATGAGAGAAAGGTGATCCATCGGGACATCAAGCCTGAGAACCTGCTGCTGGGATTCCGAGGGGAGCTGAAGATAGCAGACTTTGGCTGGTCTGTCCacgcaccatccctaag GCGCCATACAATGTGTGGAACACTGGACTACCTGCCCCCAGAGATGATTGAGGGAAAGGCCCACGATGAGAATGTGGACCTGTGGTGCATCGGGGTGCTCTGCTATGAGTGCTTAGTTGGAAAACCCCCGTTTGAAACCGCCAGCAACTCTGAAACGTACAAGCGCATCACAAAG GTGGACCTGCAGTTCCCCAAAGTGGTGTCTGACGGGGCTCGGGACCTGATCTCTAAGCTGCTCCGCCACAGCCCCTCCAAGCGGCTGCCGCTGCGGAATGTAATTGACCACCCATGGGTGAAAAACAACTCACGGCGGGTCCTACCTCCTGCCTTTCCCCTCAAGAAACTCTAA